In a single window of the Microtus ochrogaster isolate Prairie Vole_2 unplaced genomic scaffold, MicOch1.0 UNK110, whole genome shotgun sequence genome:
- the Gpbp1l1 gene encoding vasculin-like protein 1 encodes MAQHDFVPAWLNFSTPQSAKSSIATFDKHGEHLSRGEGRFGVSRRRHNSSDGFFNNGPLRTTGDSWHQPSLFRHDSVDSGVSKGTYAGNTGNPSGWHGSSRGHDGMSQRSGGSTGNHRHWNGSFHSRKGCTFQEKPPTEIREEKKEDKIEKLQFEEEDFPSLNPEAGKQNQPCRPFGTPSGVWENPPSAKQPSKMLVIKKVSKEDPAAAFSAAFTSSGSHHANGNKVSTMVPSVYKNLVPKPAPPPSKPNAWKANRMEHKSGSLSSSRESAFTNPISVIKPVVLAAGVVLNSPKESPSSTTPPIEISSSRLTKLTRRTTDRKSEFLKTLKDERNGDCSENRDCDKLERLEGSHTPEPKENGEQDCLQNGLSLPIVEEGEVLSHSLEAEHRLLKAMGWQEYPENDESCLPLTEDELKEFHMRTEQLRRDGFGKNSLLLSRSSSLCSPWRSTRNAEDEGADTETSSSETSDDDAWK; translated from the exons ATGGCGCAGCATGACTTTGTTCCTGCTTGGCTAAATTTTTCAACGCCACAGTCAGCTAAG TCATCTATAGCCACCTTTGACAAACACGGAGAGCACCTATCCCGTGGAGAAGGTAGATTTGGAGTAAGCCGTCGTCGACATAATTCTTCTGATGGCTTTTTTAACAATGGACCTCTACGTACTACAGGAG ATTCTTGGCACCAACCCTCTCTATTCCGCCATGATTCTGTGGACTCTGGTGTCTCTAAGGGAACATATGCTGGAAACACAGGGAATCCATCTGGTTGGCATGGCTCTTCCCGAGGTCATGATGGCATGAGCCAACGAAGTGGAGGTAGCACAGGAAACCATCGACACTGGAATGGTAGCTTCCACTCCCGGAAAGGCTGCACCTTTCAAGAAAAACCACCAACAGAgattagggaagaaaaaaaagaggataaaATAGAAAAGTTGCAGTTCGAAGAAGAAGACTTT CCTTCTTTGAATCCAGAAGCTGGCAAACAGAATCAGCCATGCAGACCTTTTGGGACCCCTTCTGGAGTATGGG AAAATCCACCTAGTGCCAAGCAACCCTCAAAGATGCTAGTCATCAAAAAAGTTTCCAAAGAGGATCCTGCTGCTGCCTTCTCTGCTGCATTCACCTCATCAGGATCCCACCATGCAAATGGGAACAAAGTGTCAACCATGGTCCCAAGTGTCTATAAGAACTTGGTTCCTAAACCTGCACCACCTCCCTCTAAG CCCAATGCATGGAAAGCTAACAGAATGGAGCACAAATCAGGATCCCTTTCCTCTAGCCGGGAGTCTGCTTTTACCAATCCAATTTCTGTTATTAAACCAGTGGTACTAGCTGCTGGTGTAGTTCTAAACTCTCCCAAAGAG AGTCCCTCCAGTACCACCCCTCCCATTGAGATCAGCTCCTCCCGCTTGACCAAGCTGACCCGCCGAACCACGGACAGGAAGAGTGAGTTCCTGAAGACTCTGAAGGATGAACGGAATGGAGACTGCTCAGAAAACAGAGACTGTGACAAGCTGGAGAGG TTGGAGGGCAGCCACACACCCGAACCAAAGGAAAATGGAGAACAAGATTGTCTTCAGAATGGACTTTCTCTACccattgtggaagaaggggaggtCCTGTCCCACTCTCTGGAAGCAGAGCACAG GTTATTAAAAGCAATGGGATGGCAGGAATATCCGGAAAACGATGAGAGTTGCCTTCCACTCACAGAAGATGAGCTCAAGGAGTTCCACATGAGAACAGAGCAG CTACGAAGAGATGGGTTTGGAAAGAACAGCTTGTTGCTGAGCCGCAGTTCCAGCCTGTGCTCCCCGTGGAGAAGCACTCGGAATGCAGAGGACGAGGGTGCCGACACGGAAACAAGCAGCAGTGAGACGTCAGATGACGATGCCTGGAAGTAG
- the Ccdc17 gene encoding coiled-coil domain-containing protein 17 isoform X2, whose protein sequence is MADYSGESGFLPCESCDMVFRSWALLATHTQRFCIGRLTPEVTHGTQPSVAMEQRGTTIVAQEQQSHPEQEEASKSALKRLTAEVQLLRLSLKEMRPWATEGATSQTAGSPGERLRTLEGTRARRVAETEAQSQALERRGEELNRRLLGVAGPMGGLPAPFGLQRELRELKAEAGRTRGALQRLGARILALQSQPRALREAYVSGGGRDPGVLDKIWQLQVEASALELRRWQNRKEKVTAFSEELLVVEAENRLLEAEIQALQKKGLSLAPWGPREPQLLADPWPHLSRRGDKSFLLPPMPSSTNVQNFHDTSTSQIVNGTMTRTLGLDRRFFLPASDALGPAPYDPGAGLVIFYDFLWGLEASWVWVQLLTRLVQDGQNTGETTALPPALCLPPPSAPGPMGNCAILASRQPVPRLPPSPLVSLICELHAWQSVTWAPQPKAWASLLLFDQDKQMLSGRWRLPLQILPPNSNLSLGQNEIPQVRVEGRDWVYSKIQMEYHSSFSQAGQAELFLRLVNARDADVQTLAEINPASAHEYQFQYPPLVSNPSSLETSSFSHNPGFVDPQPSTEEAFVSQMKMSI, encoded by the exons ATGGCCGATTACTCTGGGGAGTCCGGATTTCTGCCTTGCGAGTCCTGTGACATGGTTTTCCGCTCCTGGGCTTTGTTGGCCACCCACACCCAACGATTCTGCATTGGTCGACTGACTCCGGAGGTGACACATGGAACACAGCCTTCAGTAGCCATGGAACAACGGGGCACCACG aTTGTGGCACAAGAGCAACAGAGCCATCCAGAGCAGGAAGAGGCCAGTAAATCTGCTCTAAAGAGGTTGACAGCGGAG GTGCAGTTGCTGAGATTGTCCCTAAAGGAAATGCGCCCCTGGGCGACAGAGGGTGCCACCTCGCAGACTGCAGGGAGCCCTGGCGAGAGGCTGCGTACATTGGAGGGAACCCGTGCTAGGCGCGTGGCAGAGACAGAAGCGCAAAGCCAGGCCCTGGAGCGCCGCGGAGAGG AGCTAAATCGGCGTCTCCTTGGCGTAGCGGGACCCATGGGAGGACTTCCCGCGCCATTCGGCCTGCAGCGCGAGCTCCGAGAACTCAAGGCAGAGGCCGGCCGGACACGGGGCGCTCTGCAAAGGCTGGGGGCTCGCATATTAGCGCTACAGTCACAGCCCCG GGCCCTACGTGAGGCCTACGTGAGCGGTGGTGGCCGGGACCCCGGAGTTTTGGACAAAATATGGCAGCTGCAAGTGGAGGCATCAGCCCTGGAGTTGAGGCGGTGGCAGAATCGCAAGG AAAAAGTAACTGCCTTCTCTGAGGAGCTTCTAGTGGTGGAAGCCGAAAACCGGCTCTTGGAGGCAGAAATACAGGCCTTGCAGAAGAAGGGCCTGAGTCTGGCGCCCTGGG GACCCAGGGAGCCTCAGCTCCTAGCTGATCCCTGGCCGCACCTGAGTAGAAGGGGtgataaatccttcctccttccaccaaTGCCAAGTTCAACAAATGTCCAGAATTTCCATGACACTTCAACATCT CAGATAGTTAATGGAACCATGACAAGGACCTTAGGTCTCGATCGCCGCTTCTTCCTACCAGCATCTGATGCTTTAGGCCCTGCACCGTATGATCCTGG GGCTGGCCTTGTCATTTTCTATGACTTCCTATGGGGCCTTGAGGCTTCTTGGGTTTGGGTGCAGCTATTGACAAGATTGGTCCAGGATGGACAGAATACAGGAGAGACCACAGCATTGCCTCCAGCCCTTTGCTTACCACCACCGTCAGCTCCTGGACCTATGGGCAACTGTGCCATCCTTGCAAGCAGGCAGCCTGTACCCAG ATTGCCTCCATCACCACTGGTATCTTTGATCTGTGAACTACATGCCTGGCAGAGTGTTACATGGGCACCACAACCAAAGGCTTGGGCCTCACTATTGCTATTTGACCAAGATAAGCAGATGCTTAGTGGACGTTGGCGCCTCCCACTTCAGATCCTTCCTCCTAACTCCAACCTCAGTCTTGGCCAGAATGAAATTCCCCAGGTACGTGTGGAGGGTAGGGACTGGGTCTACTCCAAGATTCAGATGGAGTACCACTCTTCCTTTTCCCAGGCAGGTCAAGCTGAGCTCTTTCTGAGACTGGTGAATGCAAGAGACGCAGATGTCCAGACGTTGGCAGAGATCAATCCAGCAAGTGCCCATGAGTACCAGTTCCAGTACCCACCACTG GTATCCAATCCATCTTCACTGGAAACCAGTTCCTTCTCCCACAATCCTGGCTTTGTAGACCCCCAGCCTTCCACAGAAGAGGCTTTCGTGTCACAGATGAAGATGAGCATTTGA
- the Ccdc17 gene encoding coiled-coil domain-containing protein 17 isoform X1: MADYSGESGFLPCESCDMVFRSWALLATHTQRFCIGRLTPEVTHGTQPSVAMEQRGTTIVAQEQQSHPEQEEASKSALKRLTAEVQLLRLSLKEMRPWATEGATSQTAGSPGERLRTLEGTRARRVAETEAQSQALERRGEELNRRLLGVAGPMGGLPAPFGLQRELRELKAEAGRTRGALQRLGARILALQSQPRIQRDSFKEAKRCAPAPVKPGTLPAEIQALREAYVSGGGRDPGVLDKIWQLQVEASALELRRWQNRKEKVTAFSEELLVVEAENRLLEAEIQALQKKGLSLAPWGPREPQLLADPWPHLSRRGDKSFLLPPMPSSTNVQNFHDTSTSQIVNGTMTRTLGLDRRFFLPASDALGPAPYDPGAGLVIFYDFLWGLEASWVWVQLLTRLVQDGQNTGETTALPPALCLPPPSAPGPMGNCAILASRQPVPRLPPSPLVSLICELHAWQSVTWAPQPKAWASLLLFDQDKQMLSGRWRLPLQILPPNSNLSLGQNEIPQAGQAELFLRLVNARDADVQTLAEINPASAHEYQFQYPPLVSNPSSLETSSFSHNPGFVDPQPSTEEAFVSQMKMSI; the protein is encoded by the exons ATGGCCGATTACTCTGGGGAGTCCGGATTTCTGCCTTGCGAGTCCTGTGACATGGTTTTCCGCTCCTGGGCTTTGTTGGCCACCCACACCCAACGATTCTGCATTGGTCGACTGACTCCGGAGGTGACACATGGAACACAGCCTTCAGTAGCCATGGAACAACGGGGCACCACG aTTGTGGCACAAGAGCAACAGAGCCATCCAGAGCAGGAAGAGGCCAGTAAATCTGCTCTAAAGAGGTTGACAGCGGAG GTGCAGTTGCTGAGATTGTCCCTAAAGGAAATGCGCCCCTGGGCGACAGAGGGTGCCACCTCGCAGACTGCAGGGAGCCCTGGCGAGAGGCTGCGTACATTGGAGGGAACCCGTGCTAGGCGCGTGGCAGAGACAGAAGCGCAAAGCCAGGCCCTGGAGCGCCGCGGAGAGG AGCTAAATCGGCGTCTCCTTGGCGTAGCGGGACCCATGGGAGGACTTCCCGCGCCATTCGGCCTGCAGCGCGAGCTCCGAGAACTCAAGGCAGAGGCCGGCCGGACACGGGGCGCTCTGCAAAGGCTGGGGGCTCGCATATTAGCGCTACAGTCACAGCCCCG CATTCAGAGGGACTCTTTTAAGGAGGCAAAGAGATGTGCGCCTGCGCCGGTCAAGCCAGGAACACTGCCTGCAGAGATCCA GGCCCTACGTGAGGCCTACGTGAGCGGTGGTGGCCGGGACCCCGGAGTTTTGGACAAAATATGGCAGCTGCAAGTGGAGGCATCAGCCCTGGAGTTGAGGCGGTGGCAGAATCGCAAGG AAAAAGTAACTGCCTTCTCTGAGGAGCTTCTAGTGGTGGAAGCCGAAAACCGGCTCTTGGAGGCAGAAATACAGGCCTTGCAGAAGAAGGGCCTGAGTCTGGCGCCCTGGG GACCCAGGGAGCCTCAGCTCCTAGCTGATCCCTGGCCGCACCTGAGTAGAAGGGGtgataaatccttcctccttccaccaaTGCCAAGTTCAACAAATGTCCAGAATTTCCATGACACTTCAACATCT CAGATAGTTAATGGAACCATGACAAGGACCTTAGGTCTCGATCGCCGCTTCTTCCTACCAGCATCTGATGCTTTAGGCCCTGCACCGTATGATCCTGG GGCTGGCCTTGTCATTTTCTATGACTTCCTATGGGGCCTTGAGGCTTCTTGGGTTTGGGTGCAGCTATTGACAAGATTGGTCCAGGATGGACAGAATACAGGAGAGACCACAGCATTGCCTCCAGCCCTTTGCTTACCACCACCGTCAGCTCCTGGACCTATGGGCAACTGTGCCATCCTTGCAAGCAGGCAGCCTGTACCCAG ATTGCCTCCATCACCACTGGTATCTTTGATCTGTGAACTACATGCCTGGCAGAGTGTTACATGGGCACCACAACCAAAGGCTTGGGCCTCACTATTGCTATTTGACCAAGATAAGCAGATGCTTAGTGGACGTTGGCGCCTCCCACTTCAGATCCTTCCTCCTAACTCCAACCTCAGTCTTGGCCAGAATGAAATTCCCCAG GCAGGTCAAGCTGAGCTCTTTCTGAGACTGGTGAATGCAAGAGACGCAGATGTCCAGACGTTGGCAGAGATCAATCCAGCAAGTGCCCATGAGTACCAGTTCCAGTACCCACCACTG GTATCCAATCCATCTTCACTGGAAACCAGTTCCTTCTCCCACAATCCTGGCTTTGTAGACCCCCAGCCTTCCACAGAAGAGGCTTTCGTGTCACAGATGAAGATGAGCATTTGA